A genomic segment from Kyrpidia tusciae DSM 2912 encodes:
- a CDS encoding alpha/beta fold hydrolase — MAKVWINVQVDLGGLRISYEDRGEGFPVLLLHGWGGRAESFRPVTDRLAQAYRVVVPDLPGFGESAPPPSTWGVRDYAKFVLEFMKHVGISRAHVIGHSFGGRIGIVLAATHPDRVARMVLVDAAGIRPRRSWKYYIRVYTFKTLRALYQRLPGKDRDKRLAQLYARFGSKDYREAGPMRAVMVRVINEDLRPFLPRIRASTLLIWGEEDRDTPVWMGKVMEKEIPDAGLVVFPGAGHFSYLDRFADFSVIVERFFKG; from the coding sequence ATGGCAAAGGTGTGGATCAATGTGCAAGTGGATCTCGGCGGCTTGCGAATCAGTTATGAGGATCGCGGGGAGGGATTCCCGGTGCTCCTCCTTCACGGGTGGGGTGGGCGGGCCGAGAGTTTCCGGCCGGTGACCGATCGACTGGCTCAGGCGTATCGGGTAGTCGTCCCCGACCTTCCAGGCTTTGGTGAGAGCGCTCCTCCCCCTTCAACTTGGGGAGTGAGGGATTATGCGAAGTTCGTGCTGGAATTTATGAAACATGTGGGTATTTCTAGAGCTCACGTGATCGGACATTCCTTTGGGGGGCGGATCGGCATTGTCCTGGCCGCCACCCACCCGGACCGAGTTGCCCGCATGGTGTTGGTGGACGCAGCGGGGATTCGCCCCCGCCGTTCCTGGAAGTACTATATTCGGGTGTACACATTTAAAACGTTGCGCGCTCTGTACCAACGTCTGCCCGGCAAGGACCGGGACAAACGGTTGGCGCAGTTGTACGCGCGGTTTGGCTCGAAAGATTATCGGGAGGCCGGCCCCATGCGGGCTGTGATGGTGAGGGTGATCAACGAGGACCTGCGGCCGTTTTTGCCCCGGATCCGAGCTTCAACCTTGTTGATATGGGGTGAAGAGGATCGGGATACCCCGGTGTGGATGGGCAAGGTCATGGAAAAGGAGATCCCCGATGCGGGACTCGTTGTGTTCCCGGGGGCCGGGCATTTTAGTTATCTCGATCGATTTGCGGACTTTTCCGTGATCGTGGAACGTTTTTTTAAAGGGTGA
- a CDS encoding UDP-N-acetylmuramoyl-tripeptide--D-alanyl-D-alanine ligase: MGWWVIAAVLSLPAVVGRGKYLLHMAQLEGYRPERYLRWMKRMPSALWERWAAAVWVIGLLVGLLVPGDVVGGIVWVAFAAALSALALRGVRLPAKKPLVWTSRAKRLYACFLGLNLVLGLISAMVGPRFGLPVLGFMLWTEPLWMMVATGLMTPVERRINNRFLRAAREKLAQRPDLIIVGITGSYGKTSTKFILGTLLTQKFNVLVTPDSYNTPMGVCRVVNERLKPEHEVFVVEMGARQPGDIRELADLVHPKIGVLTAVGPVHLETFGSVEAVARTKYELIKSLPPDGLAVMNYDNPYCRELAKETRHVQVEGYGLESPGARLVVSDVHVSEKGTTFVLADRETGESASCRTDLLGRHQVLNILGAVTVARHLGLSLRQIAAGIGQLQPVPHRLQLIRSGGVYVIDDAFNSNPTGTEVALEVLSGFSGRKVVVTPGMVELGGEEERYNREFGQRMAQVCDHVILVGPERTKPIAAGLLDGGLPRDRVSVVTSLEEATAVLQQLLRPGDAVLFENDLPDNYSR, from the coding sequence ATGGGATGGTGGGTCATCGCGGCAGTGCTTTCTCTTCCCGCGGTGGTCGGACGTGGAAAATACCTTCTTCACATGGCGCAGCTGGAAGGGTATCGGCCGGAGCGCTACTTGCGGTGGATGAAGCGAATGCCATCCGCGCTGTGGGAACGCTGGGCCGCCGCGGTGTGGGTGATCGGGTTATTGGTCGGGCTTCTGGTCCCAGGGGATGTTGTCGGCGGGATCGTCTGGGTCGCATTCGCCGCCGCCCTGTCGGCCCTCGCTCTGCGGGGCGTGCGGTTGCCGGCGAAAAAACCGCTGGTGTGGACGTCAAGGGCGAAGCGACTGTACGCGTGTTTTCTCGGGCTGAACTTGGTATTGGGGCTTATTTCCGCCATGGTCGGGCCGAGGTTTGGGTTGCCCGTTCTCGGGTTCATGTTGTGGACGGAACCTTTGTGGATGATGGTGGCGACCGGGCTGATGACTCCGGTGGAACGGCGCATCAACAACAGATTTCTTCGTGCCGCCCGGGAAAAACTCGCTCAGCGCCCGGATCTCATTATCGTGGGCATCACGGGAAGTTACGGGAAAACCAGCACAAAGTTTATTCTCGGCACGCTTTTGACCCAAAAATTCAACGTCCTGGTGACGCCGGACAGTTATAATACCCCGATGGGGGTTTGTCGGGTTGTCAACGAGCGCCTGAAACCGGAACATGAGGTTTTTGTGGTGGAGATGGGGGCTCGGCAGCCCGGAGATATCCGGGAGCTGGCCGATTTGGTTCACCCGAAAATCGGTGTCCTTACAGCCGTGGGACCGGTGCATCTTGAAACTTTCGGGTCTGTAGAAGCGGTGGCGAGAACAAAATATGAACTTATCAAAAGTTTGCCTCCCGACGGGCTGGCCGTGATGAATTACGACAATCCGTATTGTCGGGAGCTTGCTAAGGAGACGCGGCATGTCCAGGTGGAGGGATATGGTCTGGAGAGCCCGGGGGCACGGCTTGTCGTGTCCGATGTTCACGTCTCTGAAAAGGGCACGACTTTTGTGCTGGCGGACCGGGAAACCGGGGAATCTGCGTCCTGCCGGACAGATTTGCTCGGTCGCCACCAGGTGCTCAACATTCTCGGCGCGGTGACTGTCGCCAGGCATCTCGGCCTGTCCCTGCGCCAAATCGCGGCTGGGATCGGGCAGTTGCAACCGGTTCCTCACCGGCTGCAGTTAATCCGCTCAGGCGGGGTCTATGTGATTGATGACGCGTTCAATTCCAATCCCACAGGGACCGAGGTGGCCCTGGAAGTGCTCAGCGGCTTTTCCGGCCGCAAGGTCGTGGTCACCCCGGGGATGGTGGAACTTGGAGGGGAAGAAGAAAGGTACAACCGGGAATTCGGCCAGCGGATGGCCCAAGTCTGCGATCATGTCATTCTCGTCGGGCCGGAACGGACGAAACCCATCGCTGCGGGTCTTTTGGACGGCGGGCTTCCCCGGGACCGAGTGTCGGTGGTGACGAGCCTCGAAGAAGCGACGGCGGTGTTGCAGCAGTTGCTGCGGCCGGGGGATGCGGTGTTGTTTGAGAATGATTTGCCTGACAACTACAGCCGGTGA
- a CDS encoding D-alanine--D-alanine ligase family protein, with product MKKLIAVIFGGRSVEHEVSIVTAQQIMYQLRRDLYDVMPLYIDKEGAWWTGDVLAKLESFKAANRNAALAQAARVIVVPTPGGGVIEDPQALRGLFRKPRRWTPDVAILATHGTYGEDGCLQGLLEIAGIPYTGPGVLGSAVGMDKILMKDVFRAQGIPVVNYIWIHRDEWHEHPDEVADRVERELQYPVFVKPSNLGSSVGIGRAEDRDGLFHAMDVAAGYDRRLLIEQGVVSPREINCSVLADGQDLRVSLCEEPVSWEAFLSYEDKYIRGNFTKGQTGRRIPADLPDGVTEAVQELARRAFRAIQARGVARVDFLLSPDGSIYVNEINTIPGSLSFYLWEPSGVSFPDLLDKLIEDALADYRDKSRNISTYDTDLIEQFGRGGKVGSKASPQTS from the coding sequence ATGAAAAAGCTTATTGCGGTCATTTTCGGGGGGCGGTCGGTGGAACACGAAGTTTCCATTGTGACCGCCCAGCAGATCATGTATCAACTCCGCCGGGATCTCTACGACGTGATGCCCCTTTACATCGACAAAGAAGGGGCCTGGTGGACGGGTGATGTACTCGCCAAATTAGAATCTTTTAAGGCAGCCAACCGGAATGCCGCCCTTGCCCAGGCGGCCCGCGTGATCGTGGTCCCGACTCCGGGCGGGGGGGTGATCGAAGATCCCCAGGCTTTGCGAGGGCTTTTTCGCAAACCCCGGCGGTGGACTCCTGATGTGGCGATTCTGGCCACCCATGGGACGTATGGGGAGGACGGGTGTTTACAAGGTTTACTTGAGATAGCAGGGATTCCTTACACTGGCCCCGGGGTGCTGGGATCGGCAGTGGGGATGGACAAAATTCTGATGAAAGACGTTTTCCGAGCTCAGGGGATCCCGGTGGTGAACTACATCTGGATTCACCGGGATGAATGGCATGAGCATCCCGATGAGGTGGCGGATCGGGTGGAGAGGGAGTTGCAGTATCCGGTTTTCGTAAAACCCTCCAACCTCGGTTCATCCGTGGGGATCGGCCGGGCGGAAGACCGGGACGGCCTGTTCCACGCCATGGATGTGGCGGCGGGGTACGACCGTCGGCTGCTCATCGAGCAAGGGGTGGTCTCGCCCCGGGAGATCAATTGTTCTGTTCTGGCCGATGGCCAGGATCTCCGAGTTTCTCTTTGCGAAGAACCGGTCTCCTGGGAAGCATTCCTCAGCTACGAAGACAAATACATCCGCGGGAATTTCACCAAAGGTCAGACCGGCCGGCGCATTCCGGCGGACCTGCCGGACGGAGTGACGGAAGCGGTGCAGGAGTTGGCTCGCCGGGCTTTTCGCGCCATTCAAGCCCGGGGGGTGGCCCGGGTGGATTTTCTTCTTTCTCCGGACGGTTCGATTTATGTGAATGAAATTAACACCATTCCGGGTTCCCTGTCCTTTTATTTATGGGAGCCCAGCGGCGTGTCGTTTCCCGATCTCCTCGACAAGTTGATCGAAGACGCTTTGGCCGATTACCGGGATAAAAGCCGGAACATCTCCACCTACGATACAG